The proteins below come from a single Beutenbergia cavernae DSM 12333 genomic window:
- a CDS encoding ABC transporter ATP-binding protein produces MADASTEWAVQTRELRKTYLTRRGRRVAVDGLDLRVPVGGVHGFLGPNGSGKTTTIRMLLGLARADSGRMRIFGRPVPHELPDVVSRVGAIVESPKFFPSFTGAKNLSLLAEAIDVGRARVETVLGQTGLTDRAGDRYKTYSLGMKQRLAIAATLLKEPDLLIFDEPTNGLDPAGIHEIRATMRRLADEGRTVLVSSHILAEVEQVADTVSIIGRGRLLASGTVEAIVGQRTAAVRVGIADPGAARDVLTASGLAVRDDDGHLVVDGEADPARITYLLATHGLYVHELTRVRAGLESVFLDLTREEHLGAQGDVGEEPATTAGVAR; encoded by the coding sequence GTGGCCGATGCGTCGACGGAGTGGGCGGTCCAGACCCGGGAGCTCCGGAAGACGTATCTGACGCGCCGCGGCCGCCGGGTCGCCGTCGACGGACTCGACCTGCGCGTCCCCGTCGGCGGCGTGCACGGCTTCCTCGGGCCGAACGGCTCCGGCAAGACCACGACCATCCGCATGCTGCTGGGCCTCGCCCGCGCCGACTCCGGGCGGATGCGCATCTTCGGCCGGCCGGTGCCGCACGAGCTGCCCGACGTCGTCTCGCGCGTCGGCGCGATCGTCGAGTCGCCGAAGTTCTTCCCGTCCTTCACCGGGGCGAAGAACCTCTCGCTGCTCGCGGAGGCCATCGACGTCGGCCGTGCTCGTGTGGAGACGGTGCTGGGCCAGACCGGCCTCACGGATCGCGCGGGCGATCGGTACAAGACCTACTCGCTCGGCATGAAGCAGCGGCTCGCGATCGCGGCCACCTTGCTGAAGGAGCCCGACCTCCTGATCTTCGACGAACCGACGAACGGCCTCGACCCGGCGGGCATCCACGAGATCCGGGCCACGATGCGCCGGCTCGCGGACGAAGGACGCACGGTGCTCGTGAGCAGCCACATCCTCGCGGAGGTCGAACAGGTCGCGGACACCGTGTCCATCATCGGCCGGGGCCGGCTGCTGGCGTCCGGCACCGTCGAGGCGATCGTGGGCCAGCGGACCGCCGCCGTCAGGGTGGGGATCGCCGATCCCGGGGCGGCGCGCGACGTGCTCACGGCGTCCGGGCTCGCGGTGCGCGACGACGACGGTCACCTCGTGGTCGACGGCGAGGCGGATCCCGCTCGCATCACGTACCTCTTGGCGACGCACGGCCTGTACGTGCATGAGCTGACCCGCGTCCGCGCCGGCCTCGAGTCCGTGTTCCTGGACCTCACCCGCGAGGAGCATCTCGGCGCACAGGGTGACGTCGGGGAGGAACCCGCGACCACGGCGGGGGTGGCGCGATGA
- a CDS encoding alkaline phosphatase D family protein gives MTRRSAVPVQPLALPRRSFLTLTGVAAGSAVMLGTEPALAGPGQLPTDPLFTLGVASGDPHPDGVVLWTRLAPEPLALDGLGGMPDIAVNVAWDVAEDEGFRRVVRRGVERATASWGHSVHAEVRGLRPDRVYWFRFRAGGQVSPVGRTRTAPARGARLGDVTFAFASCQNVPDGYFTALRHLATEDVDFILHLGDYIYEGSSAGSIGRPHLPAAEVFSLSDYRIRYSQYKLDVDLQAAHAAAPWIVAPDDHDVENNWAGDHSQPDSEPDQDPAVFRLRRAAAYQAYYENLPMRRSSMPRGPEMQVFRRLQFGDLLQLDVLDTRRFRDQLLTDQSQRWDPARQILGAEQEAWLLAGLGAATARWKVLGNQVFMFDADHTAGEGERYGMDTWGGYAAARQRLFDGLVERDVENFLVVTGDAHRSAASDLKLDFADMSSRTVGTEFLGTSISSGKDGADMDDLGAVWLAENPFLSFHNAQRGYQVCRLGRDEMRTDYRVVPFVSEPGAAVSTRASVYVQSGRAGVAHVSE, from the coding sequence ATGACCCGGAGGTCAGCTGTGCCCGTCCAGCCGCTCGCTCTGCCCCGCCGCTCGTTCCTCACGCTCACCGGCGTGGCCGCCGGATCGGCCGTCATGCTCGGCACCGAGCCGGCCCTCGCTGGTCCCGGGCAGCTCCCCACCGATCCGCTGTTCACGCTCGGCGTGGCGTCCGGCGACCCGCACCCCGACGGGGTCGTCCTGTGGACGCGACTGGCGCCCGAGCCGTTGGCGCTCGACGGACTGGGCGGGATGCCGGACATCGCCGTCAACGTGGCGTGGGACGTGGCGGAGGACGAGGGGTTCCGTCGCGTCGTGCGGCGCGGCGTCGAACGGGCGACGGCGTCGTGGGGCCACAGCGTGCACGCGGAGGTCCGCGGACTGCGTCCTGATCGCGTGTACTGGTTCCGGTTCCGCGCGGGTGGCCAGGTGAGTCCGGTCGGGCGCACCCGCACCGCGCCCGCCCGGGGCGCCCGCCTCGGTGACGTGACGTTCGCGTTCGCGAGCTGCCAGAACGTCCCGGACGGGTACTTCACGGCTCTGCGGCACCTCGCGACCGAGGACGTCGACTTCATCCTGCACCTCGGCGACTACATCTACGAGGGCAGCTCAGCGGGGTCGATCGGTCGCCCGCACCTCCCCGCGGCGGAGGTCTTCTCGCTCAGCGACTACCGGATCCGGTACTCGCAGTACAAGCTCGACGTCGACCTCCAGGCGGCGCACGCTGCTGCCCCGTGGATCGTGGCCCCGGACGACCACGACGTCGAGAACAACTGGGCTGGTGACCATTCGCAGCCGGACAGCGAGCCGGACCAGGACCCGGCGGTGTTCCGGTTGCGGCGCGCCGCGGCCTACCAGGCGTACTACGAGAACCTCCCGATGCGGCGCTCGTCGATGCCGCGCGGGCCGGAGATGCAGGTCTTCCGGCGCCTGCAGTTCGGCGACCTGCTCCAGCTCGACGTGCTCGACACGCGCCGGTTCCGCGACCAGCTGCTGACGGACCAGTCCCAGCGCTGGGATCCCGCGCGGCAGATCCTCGGCGCGGAGCAGGAGGCGTGGCTGCTCGCGGGACTCGGCGCCGCGACGGCCAGATGGAAGGTGCTCGGCAACCAGGTGTTCATGTTCGACGCCGACCACACCGCCGGCGAGGGCGAGCGGTACGGGATGGACACGTGGGGCGGTTACGCAGCTGCCCGGCAGCGCCTGTTCGACGGGCTGGTCGAGCGCGATGTCGAGAACTTCCTCGTCGTGACCGGGGACGCGCACCGCAGTGCCGCGTCGGACCTCAAGCTGGACTTCGCCGACATGTCCTCGCGCACCGTGGGCACCGAGTTCCTGGGGACGTCGATCAGCTCGGGCAAGGACGGCGCGGACATGGACGACCTCGGTGCGGTGTGGCTGGCCGAGAACCCGTTCCTGTCCTTCCACAACGCCCAGCGTGGGTACCAGGTGTGCCGGCTGGGACGCGACGAGATGCGGACCGACTACCGGGTGGTGCCCTTCGTCAGCGAGCCCGGGGCGGCGGTCTCGACACGGGCGAGCGTCTACGTGCAGTCCGGCCGCGCCGGCGTGGCGCACGTCAGCGAGTAG
- a CDS encoding ATP-dependent DNA helicase UvrD2: MLLDALDDDQRAVASSLTGPLCVLAGAGTGKTRAITYRIAHGVQAGAFEASRVLAVTFTARAAGEMRSRLRDLGVGGVQARTFHAAALRQLSYFWPDAVGGSLPRIAEYKAPLVGEASGRLGLGADRLAIRDLASEIEWAKVSLVTADDYVRAASAAGRPGAAGHDLTTVARLLTMYEECKTERGVIDFEDVLLLTVGILAERDDVARAVRAQYRHFVVDEYQDVSPLQQRLLELWLGERRELCVVGDVSQTIYSFTGASPRYLTDFPRRYPEADVVRLVRDYRSTPQVVRLANDVLARAGRARSSAAVELVAQRPSGPAPTFDAYDDDAAEAQAIARRIAALVAGGVRTSEIAILYRTNAQAEAFEQALAQAGIGYLVRGGERFFARREVREAVVLLRGAARAADERPVGEIVRDVLGGAGWSAQAPTARGAVRERWESLDALVQLADDLHERRDADLPALLAELDERAAAQHAPTVEGVTLASLHAAKGLEWDAVFLAGVSDGLLPISLAEGDEAIAEERRLLYVGVTRAREHLALSFGRARTPGGRATRKPSRFLDGIWPGDGTAGQGSERSRRKARAQALAAALDDGEADPEVFERLRAWRADVARETSKPAYTILHDTTLVAIATAKPRDLRQLAVLRGIGAAKLEAYGSAVLALVRGEPLPVDSSGGR, from the coding sequence ATGCTCCTCGATGCGCTCGACGACGACCAGCGCGCCGTCGCGTCCTCCCTCACCGGCCCGTTGTGCGTGCTGGCCGGTGCCGGCACCGGCAAGACCCGCGCCATCACGTACCGGATCGCGCACGGCGTGCAGGCCGGAGCGTTCGAGGCCTCGCGGGTGCTGGCCGTGACGTTCACGGCGCGCGCCGCGGGGGAGATGCGGTCGCGGCTGCGGGACCTCGGTGTGGGCGGTGTGCAGGCGCGCACGTTCCACGCGGCGGCGCTCCGCCAGCTGTCCTACTTCTGGCCGGACGCCGTGGGCGGGTCGCTGCCGCGGATCGCCGAGTACAAGGCGCCGCTGGTCGGCGAGGCGAGCGGGCGTCTGGGGCTCGGAGCGGACCGGCTCGCCATCCGAGACCTCGCGTCCGAGATCGAGTGGGCGAAGGTCAGCCTCGTGACGGCCGACGACTACGTGCGGGCCGCCTCCGCCGCCGGGAGGCCCGGCGCGGCCGGGCACGACCTGACCACCGTGGCCCGCCTCCTCACGATGTACGAGGAGTGCAAGACCGAGCGCGGGGTCATCGACTTCGAGGACGTCCTGCTCCTGACGGTCGGGATCCTCGCGGAGCGGGACGACGTCGCCCGCGCCGTGCGCGCGCAGTACCGCCACTTCGTGGTGGACGAGTACCAGGACGTCTCGCCGCTGCAGCAGCGGCTCCTCGAGCTGTGGCTGGGTGAGCGCCGCGAGCTGTGCGTGGTGGGCGACGTGTCCCAGACGATCTACTCGTTCACCGGTGCGTCGCCGCGCTACCTCACGGACTTCCCGCGCCGGTACCCGGAGGCCGACGTCGTCCGGCTCGTGCGTGACTACCGGTCGACGCCGCAGGTGGTCCGCCTGGCCAACGACGTGCTCGCCCGAGCCGGCCGCGCACGGTCCAGTGCCGCCGTCGAGCTCGTGGCGCAGCGGCCGTCAGGGCCGGCACCGACGTTCGACGCCTACGACGACGACGCCGCGGAGGCCCAGGCGATCGCGCGGCGGATCGCGGCGCTGGTCGCCGGCGGGGTCCGGACCAGCGAGATCGCGATCCTGTACCGCACGAACGCGCAGGCGGAGGCGTTCGAGCAGGCGCTCGCCCAGGCCGGCATCGGGTACCTGGTCCGGGGCGGCGAGCGCTTCTTCGCGCGGCGTGAGGTGCGCGAGGCGGTCGTGCTCCTGCGTGGCGCCGCACGCGCCGCGGACGAGCGGCCGGTGGGCGAGATCGTGCGCGACGTGCTCGGCGGTGCGGGCTGGTCCGCGCAGGCTCCGACGGCGCGCGGAGCGGTGCGGGAGCGGTGGGAGTCGCTCGACGCGCTCGTCCAGCTCGCCGACGACCTGCACGAGCGGCGCGACGCCGACCTGCCGGCCCTGCTCGCGGAGCTCGACGAACGCGCGGCGGCTCAGCACGCGCCGACGGTGGAGGGCGTCACCCTGGCGTCGCTGCACGCGGCGAAAGGCCTCGAGTGGGACGCCGTCTTCCTCGCCGGGGTCAGCGACGGGCTCCTGCCGATCTCGCTCGCCGAGGGTGACGAGGCGATCGCCGAGGAGCGCCGGCTCCTGTACGTCGGCGTCACCCGGGCCCGGGAGCATCTCGCCCTGTCGTTCGGACGGGCGCGGACGCCGGGAGGCCGGGCTACCCGCAAGCCGTCCCGGTTCCTCGACGGGATCTGGCCGGGTGACGGCACGGCGGGCCAGGGCAGCGAGCGGTCGCGGCGGAAGGCGCGGGCACAGGCGCTCGCCGCCGCGCTCGACGACGGCGAGGCCGATCCCGAGGTGTTCGAGCGGCTGCGGGCGTGGCGCGCGGACGTCGCGCGCGAGACGAGCAAGCCCGCGTACACGATCCTGCACGACACCACGCTCGTGGCGATCGCGACGGCGAAGCCTCGCGACCTGCGCCAGCTCGCGGTGCTGCGGGGGATCGGCGCCGCGAAGCTCGAGGCGTACGGAAGCGCCGTGCTCGCCCTCGTGCGCGGGGAACCGCTGCCCGTGGACAGCTCCGGCGGGCGGTGA
- a CDS encoding mycoredoxin, whose product MTQATPETGTVTMYSTTWCGYCRRLKSQLDREGIAYTEVNIELEPEAASFVEQVNGGNQTVPTLLFPDGSSATNPSLAEVKQRLGV is encoded by the coding sequence ATGACCCAGGCGACGCCGGAGACGGGCACCGTGACCATGTACTCCACGACGTGGTGCGGCTACTGCCGGCGGCTCAAGTCGCAGCTGGACCGGGAAGGCATCGCCTACACCGAGGTCAACATCGAGCTCGAGCCCGAGGCCGCCTCGTTCGTCGAGCAGGTGAACGGCGGGAACCAGACGGTCCCGACGCTGCTGTTCCCGGACGGGTCCTCCGCGACCAACCCGTCGCTGGCCGAGGTGAAGCAGCGCCTCGGCGTCTGA
- the nudC gene encoding NAD(+) diphosphatase: MLEQLPLARSTVDRDAAARVRPDLLTESWGAAGTRVVLVHRARLAAAVDGLDLTAAADLDLEPPTTGTLHYLGRDESGAYLSWVLPDDVAREADLEGVPVHPEARLVAAATWRGLREIGDTLPARDAGLATAAVALAEWRERHVRCPRCGESTQLVEAGWVAQCVADGSLHYPRTDAAVIMTVQDAAGRLLLGHAAHWPERRFSTLAGYVEPGENLEAAVRREVAEEVGLVVDRVTYRGSQPWPFPASLMVGFDAWLGDGVPDIVQVDGVELTEARWFTPDELAADVAAGRVLLPPRSSIALALIEEWFGGPLAP, encoded by the coding sequence GTGCTCGAGCAGCTGCCCCTCGCCAGGTCCACCGTCGATCGCGACGCGGCGGCCCGCGTCCGCCCCGATCTCCTGACGGAGTCGTGGGGCGCCGCCGGGACGCGGGTGGTGCTCGTCCATCGCGCGCGGCTCGCGGCCGCCGTCGACGGCCTCGACCTGACGGCCGCCGCCGACCTCGACCTCGAGCCACCGACGACGGGCACGCTGCACTACCTCGGCCGGGACGAGAGCGGGGCGTACCTCTCCTGGGTGCTGCCGGACGACGTCGCCCGCGAAGCGGACCTCGAGGGCGTGCCGGTGCACCCGGAGGCGAGGCTCGTCGCGGCGGCGACGTGGCGTGGCCTGCGCGAGATCGGGGACACGCTCCCGGCCCGCGACGCCGGGCTGGCCACGGCCGCGGTCGCCCTCGCGGAGTGGCGCGAACGGCACGTGCGCTGCCCGCGGTGCGGAGAGAGCACGCAGCTCGTGGAGGCCGGCTGGGTGGCGCAGTGCGTGGCGGACGGCTCCCTGCACTACCCGCGCACCGACGCCGCCGTGATCATGACCGTGCAGGATGCGGCCGGCCGGCTCCTCCTCGGGCACGCGGCGCACTGGCCGGAGCGTCGGTTCTCGACGCTCGCCGGGTACGTGGAGCCCGGGGAGAACCTCGAGGCGGCGGTGCGGCGCGAGGTGGCCGAGGAGGTCGGCCTCGTCGTCGATCGCGTCACCTACCGCGGGTCGCAGCCCTGGCCGTTCCCGGCCTCGCTCATGGTCGGGTTCGACGCGTGGCTGGGCGACGGCGTCCCCGACATCGTGCAGGTGGACGGCGTCGAGCTCACCGAGGCGCGGTGGTTCACGCCGGACGAGCTGGCCGCCGACGTCGCGGCGGGGCGCGTCCTGCTGCCGCCGCGCTCGTCGATCGCCCTCGCCCTGATCGAGGAGTGGTTCGGCGGCCCCCTCGCGCCGTGA
- a CDS encoding macrolide 2'-phosphotransferase, whose translation MPEDDDRAAPPATEPRPARSPLALAALATAAVSGLDVVATRAPQSVGADFEVAGLLDAEGRSWVVRSPRHDAAGAALEGEVALLGALASAVDDGDLPFEVPRPVGFAPLPEGGRAMVYRELPGRALPLEDLAPGPGLAAGLGRAVAALHELPTDVVADSGLPVYDADSYRRRRLAEVDEIARTGLVPAPLLRRWERALEDVALWRFRATPVHGDLAAEHVLVDGDRIVGVIDFADARVADPADDLAWLVAAAPEDALEAILEAYALARTERGDANLVPRAQLASELALGRWLLHGLRHDEPAVVEDALAMLRELDDAVDGAPDIAAQAPRSGGSTGDAPTDPATSAPARPATSAMRGPRPPGPGDTQPTQELPHAAHLAQRDDQSD comes from the coding sequence GTGCCCGAGGACGACGACCGCGCAGCACCCCCCGCGACCGAGCCCCGCCCGGCCCGGTCCCCGCTCGCGCTGGCGGCTCTGGCGACGGCGGCTGTGTCCGGCCTGGACGTCGTCGCCACGCGCGCCCCGCAGTCGGTGGGCGCCGACTTCGAGGTGGCCGGGCTGCTCGACGCCGAGGGGCGCAGCTGGGTGGTGCGCAGCCCGCGTCACGACGCCGCCGGGGCGGCCCTGGAGGGCGAGGTGGCGCTGCTCGGCGCCCTCGCGAGCGCCGTCGACGACGGCGACCTGCCGTTCGAGGTGCCGCGGCCGGTCGGGTTCGCGCCGCTCCCCGAGGGCGGCCGCGCCATGGTCTACCGCGAGCTCCCCGGCCGGGCGCTCCCTCTCGAGGATCTGGCTCCCGGCCCCGGCCTCGCCGCCGGGCTCGGACGGGCGGTCGCCGCGTTGCACGAGCTTCCCACCGACGTCGTCGCGGACTCGGGGCTGCCCGTCTACGACGCCGACTCCTACCGCCGTCGTCGCCTCGCGGAGGTCGACGAGATCGCCCGTACCGGCCTCGTCCCAGCCCCGCTGCTGCGCCGGTGGGAACGCGCCCTGGAGGACGTCGCGCTGTGGCGGTTCCGCGCGACGCCGGTGCACGGCGATCTCGCCGCCGAGCACGTGCTCGTGGACGGCGACCGCATCGTCGGCGTCATCGACTTCGCCGACGCCCGGGTCGCGGACCCGGCGGACGACCTCGCGTGGCTCGTCGCGGCGGCTCCCGAGGACGCGCTCGAGGCGATCCTCGAGGCCTACGCGCTCGCGCGGACGGAACGCGGGGACGCGAACCTCGTGCCCCGCGCCCAGCTCGCCAGCGAGCTCGCCCTCGGCAGGTGGCTGCTCCACGGGTTGCGGCACGACGAGCCCGCCGTCGTCGAGGACGCCCTCGCGATGCTGCGCGAGCTGGACGACGCCGTCGACGGCGCGCCGGACATCGCCGCCCAGGCGCCCCGTTCCGGCGGCAGCACCGGTGACGCACCGACCGACCCCGCGACGAGCGCCCCGGCGCGGCCGGCGACGTCGGCGATGCGCGGGCCGCGGCCGCCCGGCCCCGGGGACACGCAGCCCACGCAGGAGCTCCCCCACGCCGCGCACCTCGCGCAGCGCGACGACCAGTCCGACTGA